Below is a window of Veillonella rodentium DNA.
ACGGCTTCCTGGATAAGAATTCCTTTATCTTCATGAAGATATAACGCACTCCAGTCCCCTACTGCGCCTTCCACCAAATACGACACGAAACATAAAAGGCCGAAAATAATCGCAATAGGATGAAACGATAAAGGACTTTTAAATTTCTTTACCGTTTTTGCATTTGGATCGGTTCCAAATGACAACATAAAACGACTGATAACAACAATAGCGATGAACAATATGATGAGTAGTCCCCAGATACTTTTATCAACAGGCAAAGATAACATTTTTAAAAGCACAAGGAGCACGCCGGCCCCGGCAAAACCGCCGAGACTCCATCCGCCGTGATAAGCGCCCATCAAATGTTTTTTGCTCACCTTTTCCGTGAGAATCGCCTGCAAATTAGCGGACGAACTGCTGAGCCCTACGCCGATACCGAAGAAAAATAACGCCACCGTCGTTTCAAAAATGGTGGAACACATAATCACGACGGCAAGTGACAACATACCGATAAAGCTGCCGGTAAGCACCGTCTTCTTGCAACCCAAAGTTTCTACCATTTTACCCGCTACGGCCATAGACACACAAGAACCTACACCGAGCAACAAAATCATAGAACCCAATACATCCTCACCGATGCCGAGCTTCGCCTTTAAGTAAGGCACAAAACCGGCCCATAAGGCTGTATACATACCGGAGATAAAAAACGCCCCGAAAGCACCGCGGATATTTGCTCTTGAAATAGAAACTTGATCGTTCATTGCATCCTTTCTGGCTTCTAGAACCGTCCGGCAAAGGAAGGTCCTTTTTATCCGCAAGACACGAAAACATACGCCATGCAGGAAACCATTTTAACTACAATATGATTAATATTGGAATATAATAAACATCTTTACGGAAAATGTAAAGAGGTTTATTTTTTACTATCAACCAAACTATTTATTCCGCTGTAACCACGCAATCGCATATTCCGCATACACTGCGGATGCCGCGGACAGTACGGAGTCATCCATATTGAATCGATTGTTATGATGATCGTAAACGGCGTCTACATCAGGATTTTGAATGCCAATAAATGCAAAGCATCCCGGCTTTTCCTGTAAATACCACGCAAAGTCTTCTCCGGGCATAACTTTACGCATTTTCGACAGTTTATCCGCACCGAGCGTATCGATAACCACCTGTTCAGCAAGGGCGCTACAGCTTTCATCATTAATCGTCGGGGGAACGCGTTTTTCATAAGTTAACGTCGCCAACGCACCATAAGCAAGGGCCGTATGTTCCACGATTTGACGCATCCGGTGGACGATATACTCCTCCTGACGGGGATCAAAGAAGCGAACGGTTCCGCCCATTGTAGCCTCGCCGGGAATCACATTCCATTCCGAACCGGAATGAATATTTCCGATTGTGACCACTACGGAATCAAGGGCGCTTACATTACGGGATACGACCGTTTGCAGATTCAGAACGATAGCACTGGCCACAACCACCGCATCAACGGCCTGGTGCGGCTGAGCTCCATGACCTTGTTTTCCCTTTACATTAATAGAAAACAGGCTGCTCGCCGCCATGCGTTCCCCCGCTTCAACAGATACGAGACCGGCTGGCAAATCAATCCATACATGACCGCCGAAAATGGCGTCAATTTTTTCAAACCAGTCACCGAATTTAATAAATTCCGGTGCGCCACCGCCGGTCTCTTCAGCCGGTTGGAATACGAGGTATACATCCCCCTCCAAACGATCCTTCATCTGCATCAGCATTTTGGCCGCCCCCAAGAGAATCGCCATATGCCCGTCATGACCGCACGCATGCATCTTGCCGTCTACTTCGGATTTATATTCGGATGTATTATGCTCCTGCACAGGTAGCGCATCAATATCGGCACGCAAACCTATCGCCTTGCCCGGTTTAGCCCCGCGAATGATACCGATGAGCCCCGTCTTGCGCACGTCATCAACATGCACCTCAACACCCATAGACTCCAATTCTTTAGCCAAGGCCTTCGTCGTTTCAAATTCTTCATTACTTAGTTCCGGATGCTTGTGAAAGTACCGTCTCCATTCCTGTACATAGGTTTTATATTGTTCAATCAAATCACGGCTATGCATATTCTATCTCTTTCTATATTAATTCCCTATTTTCCCTTTTTATCAGGAATAAAAGGCATAACGTAAAAGAAAACGGCAGGCATAAACCTGTCGTTTTCTAATTTCTTATCGGTTGCGCAATACCGCCTGTACCGCAAAGGATACAACAGCTGTGGCCGCTGCTACAGCAGCTGTAATTTTTAATGTAGTACAAACTTCGTCTTTGGTCGGTTTTGCTTTGCTTGCAATATCCAATGTTTTGGCTACTGCAGGCACTAGTACATCATTGCGTAAGGATTCTGTATTCATGATAGTCCTCCATTCATTATATTTCTTTTAGAGTATCACGAATATTGTATAAAGTCTACAATGTTTATTTTCTCTACACGGTTTATTCACTTAGACTTTCAATAACATCAGCCACAACCGCAACCGCCTTTTCCAGCTGCTCTTGAGGAATATTAAGAGCCGGCAATAGACGGACCTTATTTTTCGCTGAAAGTACGACAACCCCTCGCTCTAAACATTTCAGGATTACATCCTTCACATCGACGGTCGTTTCGATACCGAGCATCAAGCCCATACCGCTGACATCGACAATTCCCGGTTTTCCCGCCAATGCGGATTTTACATAATCTCCTTTAGCTTTCACGGTTTTGAGAAATTCCGGCGTCAATCGACTGATAATGGTATTCCCGGCCGCCGCACAGATAGGATTGCCGCCGAACGTAGTGGCATGAGCGCCGGCAGTGAGTACATATTGCGTTTTTTCATTAAACAAGGTAGCCCCCATCGGCAGACCGCCGGCAAGTCCCTTAGCGGTAGACACGATATCCGGCTCAATGCCAAACTGCTCATACGCATACAAGGTGCCTGTCCGTCCGTTCCCCGTTTGCACCTCGTCGATTAGAACCAGTTGATCGTGCTCATGGGCATATTTTGTAACGGCTTGCACAAATTCCGCATCAAGCGGCATAACCCCGCCCTCCCCTTGAATCGGTTCCATCATGATGGCGCATACATTCGGGTTTGATAATACCTCCAGCGCCGCCTCTATATCGTTGGCAGGTGTATGAACGAAACCTTCCGTAAAAGGAAAGAAATGCTGATGAAATACATCTTGTCCCGTAGCGGATAATGTCGTTACGGTACGACCGTGAAAGCTGTTGACGAGCGTGACGATTACATTTCGACCGTCTCCATATGTATCATGACTGTACTTACGAGCCGCCTTGATGGCGCATTCATTGGATTCCGCTCCGGAGTTGGAGAAAAACACCTTCTTCATACCCGTTTTTGCACATAACTGTTTAGCCAATTCGATTTGCGGTAATGTGTGATATAAATTCGATACATGATTAAGGGCATGAGCCTGCTTCGTCACCGCATCGGACCACTCTTCATCATCGACACCGAATGCGGTAACGCCGATACCGGATCCCAGATCAATATACTCCTTACCGTTGACGTCCCACAATAAAGAGCCTTTCCCTTTTTCAAAACATACATTGAAACGGCCATACGTATTGGCTATATATTCCTTATCCTGTTTTTCAAAATCTGTTGTATTATTCATCATATCCTCCAATCGTACGATCCTTATCGATACCTGTTATCCTATAAACCACTTATCGGATATACGCCTATATCACACAGAATAATAACCTTACCGAAAATATGTTAGCCGGCTACAAACATCGTGCCAAGGCCTTCATCCGTCAACAATTCAATCAAGATAGCATGCGGTATTTCTCCGTTGATAATAAATACTTTTTGAGCCCCCGCTTCAATGGCCTCTAAGCAACAGTCCACCTTCGGAATCATACCGCCGGCGATAATGCCGTCCGCTTTGAGCTGAGCCGCTTCCGACACGGTTATCTTTGAAATCAGCGATGACGGGTCATTTACATCACGCAAAACACCGTCAATATTGGTCATGGCAACCATCGTCTCCGCTTTAAGAGCCCCTGCAACTTTTGCGGCTACCGTATCTGCATTGATATTATAGGTCTTACCGTCCTTCCCCATCCCGATAGAAGATATGACAGGAATATATCCCTTGCTGATAACATCGTCGATAACTGTCGTGTCGATATAATCTATGGCCCCTACATAACCGAGTGTTTCATCCTGTTGGTGCACCTGAATCATGTTGCCGTCCACACCGCAAAGGCCGATGGCCTTGCCGCCGAGATCCACAAGATCCGCCACAAGGCTTTTATTCACCTTGCCCGCCAAGACCATTTGCACCACATCCATAGTCGGTTCATCGGTAACGCGTAAACCATTTGAAAAATGAGATTCTATGTTCATAGCATCTAATGTGCTGTTGATGGCAGGACCGCCTCCGTGGACGAGAACAACTTTCACCCCCACTAATTGAAGCAACAGCAAATCCTTCATAACGGATTTTTTCAACGCCTCATCGGTCATGGCATTGCCGCCGTACTTAACGACAACATATTGATCTGTATATTGTTTGATATATGGAACGGCCGCCGTCAAAATATGCGCCCGCATCGCATTTGTTACATTATTCATGATGTCCCCTCTAGCCTAATTCCAATCCGGTTTCCTCCGGTAAGCCTAACGCGATATTCATGCATTGAACGGCTGCACCCGACGCACCTTTACCTAAATTATCGAAAATCGCATGAACCATGATGCGGTCGTCATTACCCGTCACATGGATTTTCATGCTGTCCGTATTACTCATCTGATTGGCGTTGAGCATACCGCTATTGCTATTTTCATCAAATGGCGCCACGTTTACGATGACGCTGTCCTTGTAAAATTCTTCCAATGTATGTTGTACCGTAGCGATACTGATAGGGTTTTGACATAATCGACTGTGAATACCGACGGTAACCTCCATCCCCGAATAATAATCGTCAACGATAGGCATAAAAATCGGAGCCTCACTGAGACCGCACATATGCTGCACCTCCGGCAAATGCTTATGCTGTTGTCCCAGGCCATATTGA
It encodes the following:
- a CDS encoding MFS transporter — protein: MNDQVSISRANIRGAFGAFFISGMYTALWAGFVPYLKAKLGIGEDVLGSMILLLGVGSCVSMAVAGKMVETLGCKKTVLTGSFIGMLSLAVVIMCSTIFETTVALFFFGIGVGLSSSSANLQAILTEKVSKKHLMGAYHGGWSLGGFAGAGVLLVLLKMLSLPVDKSIWGLLIILFIAIVVISRFMLSFGTDPNAKTVKKFKSPLSFHPIAIIFGLLCFVSYLVEGAVGDWSALYLHEDKGILIQEAVMGVMFFNGTMCIGRLLGNTLGKHLSSKQVVVGGYLLGAVAMGLIVVLPGHASMYTYLLLGISLAMIVPNLFSAMGEQNLIPMTQAVATSTMLGYMGILMGPALIGFIAHGTSLTVAFIVLTCLLVVSAAIGKYAYILMNKAEETEM
- the argB gene encoding acetylglutamate kinase — translated: MNNVTNAMRAHILTAAVPYIKQYTDQYVVVKYGGNAMTDEALKKSVMKDLLLLQLVGVKVVLVHGGGPAINSTLDAMNIESHFSNGLRVTDEPTMDVVQMVLAGKVNKSLVADLVDLGGKAIGLCGVDGNMIQVHQQDETLGYVGAIDYIDTTVIDDVISKGYIPVISSIGMGKDGKTYNINADTVAAKVAGALKAETMVAMTNIDGVLRDVNDPSSLISKITVSEAAQLKADGIIAGGMIPKVDCCLEAIEAGAQKVFIINGEIPHAILIELLTDEGLGTMFVAG
- a CDS encoding M20 metallopeptidase family protein, whose product is MHSRDLIEQYKTYVQEWRRYFHKHPELSNEEFETTKALAKELESMGVEVHVDDVRKTGLIGIIRGAKPGKAIGLRADIDALPVQEHNTSEYKSEVDGKMHACGHDGHMAILLGAAKMLMQMKDRLEGDVYLVFQPAEETGGGAPEFIKFGDWFEKIDAIFGGHVWIDLPAGLVSVEAGERMAASSLFSINVKGKQGHGAQPHQAVDAVVVASAIVLNLQTVVSRNVSALDSVVVTIGNIHSGSEWNVIPGEATMGGTVRFFDPRQEEYIVHRMRQIVEHTALAYGALATLTYEKRVPPTINDESCSALAEQVVIDTLGADKLSKMRKVMPGEDFAWYLQEKPGCFAFIGIQNPDVDAVYDHHNNRFNMDDSVLSAASAVYAEYAIAWLQRNK
- a CDS encoding aspartate aminotransferase family protein — its product is MNNTTDFEKQDKEYIANTYGRFNVCFEKGKGSLLWDVNGKEYIDLGSGIGVTAFGVDDEEWSDAVTKQAHALNHVSNLYHTLPQIELAKQLCAKTGMKKVFFSNSGAESNECAIKAARKYSHDTYGDGRNVIVTLVNSFHGRTVTTLSATGQDVFHQHFFPFTEGFVHTPANDIEAALEVLSNPNVCAIMMEPIQGEGGVMPLDAEFVQAVTKYAHEHDQLVLIDEVQTGNGRTGTLYAYEQFGIEPDIVSTAKGLAGGLPMGATLFNEKTQYVLTAGAHATTFGGNPICAAAGNTIISRLTPEFLKTVKAKGDYVKSALAGKPGIVDVSGMGLMLGIETTVDVKDVILKCLERGVVVLSAKNKVRLLPALNIPQEQLEKAVAVVADVIESLSE